One genomic region from Neisseria weaveri encodes:
- a CDS encoding ComEA family DNA-binding protein, which translates to MKRYLLGLAGVLLSALSLAAVNINTATAEELKALPGIGPAKAEAIVAYRSANGPFKAVEDLKKVKGIGEGVYGRLKDEATVAGVKKKEAKPLAKKDGSKKP; encoded by the coding sequence ATGAAACGATATCTGTTGGGTTTGGCCGGAGTGCTGCTGTCGGCGCTGTCCTTGGCGGCGGTGAACATCAACACCGCAACGGCGGAGGAATTGAAGGCGCTGCCGGGTATCGGTCCGGCGAAGGCGGAGGCGATTGTGGCCTACCGCAGTGCGAACGGTCCGTTCAAAGCGGTGGAGGACTTGAAGAAGGTGAAGGGGATAGGCGAAGGCGTGTACGGCCGTCTGAAGGATGAGGCGACGGTGGCGGGGGTGAAGAAGAAGGAGGCGAAGCCGCTGGCGAAGAAAGACGGAAGCAAAAAACCTTAA
- a CDS encoding IS5 family transposase has translation MSTFFQQTAQAMIAKHIDRFPLLKLEQVIDWQPIEHYLNHQRTRYLRDHRGRPAYPLLSMFKAVLLGQWHSLSDPELEYSLITRIDFQLFCRFDDFCIPDHSTLCRFRNWLAQDNTLAELLDLINRQLTDKGLKVEKASAAIVDATIIQTAGGKQRQAIEVDDEGRVNSQTTPSKDSDARWVKKDGRYRLGYKQHTRTDAEGYIEKLHITAANAHECKHLLPLLEGLAKGTTVYADKGYDSMENRQHLEEHQLRDGIMCKSHRNRPLTEAQTKRNRHLSKTRYVVEQSFGTLHRKFRHARATYFGLSKVSAQSHLKAMCLNLLKAANRLRAPVAV, from the coding sequence ATGAGCACCTTCTTTCAGCAAACCGCACAAGCCATGATTGCCAAACACATCGACCGCTTTCCTCTACTGAAGCTGGAGCAGGTGATTGATTGGCAACCGATCGAGCATTACCTCAACCATCAAAGAACCCGTTACCTTCGAGACCACCGCGGCCGTCCAGCTTATCCCCTGCTGTCCATGTTCAAAGCCGTTTTACTCGGCCAATGGCACAGCCTTTCCGACCCCGAACTCGAATACAGCCTCATCACCCGCATCGATTTCCAACTCTTCTGCCGCTTTGACGACTTTTGCATTCCCGACCACAGCACCCTCTGCCGTTTCCGCAACTGGCTGGCGCAAGACAACACCTTGGCCGAACTACTGGATCTGATTAACCGCCAACTGACTGACAAGGGCTTAAAAGTAGAGAAAGCATCCGCCGCCATCGTTGATGCTACCATTATTCAGACGGCCGGCGGCAAACAGCGTCAGGCCATAGAAGTGGATGACGAAGGGCGGGTCAACAGCCAAACCACACCGAGTAAAGACAGCGATGCCCGTTGGGTAAAGAAAGACGGCCGATACAGACTGGGTTACAAACAACATACCCGTACCGATGCGGAAGGCTATATTGAGAAACTGCACATCACTGCCGCCAATGCCCATGAGTGCAAACACCTGCTGCCTTTGTTGGAAGGCCTAGCCAAAGGCACGACTGTCTATGCCGATAAAGGCTACGACAGTATGGAAAACCGGCAACATCTGGAAGAACATCAGTTGCGGGACGGCATCATGTGCAAATCCCACCGCAACCGGCCGTTGACGGAAGCGCAAACCAAACGTAACCGACACTTATCGAAAACCCGTTATGTGGTCGAACAAAGCTTTGGTACGCTGCACCGTAAATTCCGCCATGCCCGGGCAACTTATTTTGGTCTGAGCAAAGTGAGTGCGCAAAGCCATCTGAAGGCGATGTGTTTGAACCTGCTGAAAGCAGCCAACAGGCTACGTGCGCCTGTTGCCGTCTGA
- the mtgA gene encoding monofunctional biosynthetic peptidoglycan transglycosylase — protein sequence MKLFKWLIILPFAAVILFNAYVYGNILTYRAIAPNKTAFMNMRMKEFRNEGRSVDFHYDWITYNKISTNLKKALIASEDAKFADHSGFDWSGIRNAIKRNQKTGKVRAGGSTISQQLAKNLFLNDQRSYIRKLEEAAITAMMEATTDKDRIFALYLNTIEWAPGVFGAEAAAQHFYRKPASNLSKQQAANLAARVPRPLYYAAHPNDKVLRNKTHIILKRMATSTLPPP from the coding sequence ATGAAACTGTTTAAGTGGCTGATTATCTTACCTTTCGCCGCAGTTATTCTCTTCAACGCCTATGTTTACGGTAATATTCTGACTTATCGTGCTATCGCCCCAAACAAAACAGCTTTTATGAACATGCGCATGAAAGAATTCAGAAATGAAGGAAGATCTGTTGACTTTCATTATGATTGGATAACTTACAACAAAATCTCAACTAATCTAAAAAAAGCATTAATTGCTTCTGAAGACGCAAAATTTGCCGACCATAGCGGCTTTGATTGGAGCGGAATCAGAAATGCCATTAAACGGAACCAAAAAACTGGAAAAGTTAGAGCAGGCGGCTCTACTATCAGCCAACAATTAGCTAAAAACCTATTTCTAAACGATCAACGCAGCTATATTAGAAAACTGGAAGAAGCCGCAATTACTGCCATGATGGAAGCAACAACGGATAAAGACCGTATTTTTGCTTTATATTTAAACACCATCGAATGGGCTCCCGGCGTATTTGGCGCAGAAGCTGCGGCACAACATTTTTACCGAAAACCTGCTTCCAACCTGAGTAAACAACAGGCAGCAAACCTAGCCGCCCGTGTGCCACGCCCTCTATATTATGCAGCACATCCAAACGATAAAGTGCTACGTAACAAAACCCATATCATTCTAAAGCGAATGGCGACATCCACACTTCCTCCTCCCTAG
- the aroE gene encoding shikimate dehydrogenase, which translates to MKKHTVPKYAVFGNPIAHSKSPQIHQYFACQEGVSIKYERILAEENNFTSTVEHFFNEGGCGANVTVPFKTAAFDWVDELSERAKAAGAVNTLIKLENGRIRGDNTDGVGLVKDITEVLKTSIQDKKILILGAGGAVRGVIPIIQKQMPASITIANRTPEKAIILAETFKIQTALLEKLPHNHFDIIINGTSGGLSGAIPNIQPEVFTACELAYDMVYGTAAENFLNFAQNSGAHYIADGLGMLVAQAAFAYELWRGFKPDIATVTKIMRKEYETV; encoded by the coding sequence ATGAAAAAACATACTGTACCGAAATATGCTGTTTTCGGAAACCCGATTGCTCATAGCAAGTCCCCGCAAATCCACCAATATTTTGCCTGTCAAGAAGGTGTTTCAATCAAATATGAGCGGATTTTAGCTGAAGAAAATAATTTCACCTCTACCGTAGAACATTTTTTCAACGAAGGCGGCTGCGGAGCTAATGTTACCGTACCTTTTAAAACTGCTGCTTTTGATTGGGTTGACGAGCTTTCTGAGCGGGCCAAAGCAGCAGGCGCAGTCAACACTCTCATCAAATTGGAGAATGGACGTATTCGTGGAGACAATACCGACGGGGTCGGCTTGGTTAAAGACATTACCGAAGTTCTCAAAACAAGTATACAAGACAAAAAAATATTGATTTTAGGGGCAGGCGGTGCAGTTCGCGGCGTTATTCCGATTATTCAGAAACAAATGCCGGCCAGCATCACCATTGCGAACCGAACACCTGAAAAAGCAATAATCTTAGCCGAAACATTCAAAATTCAGACGGCCTTACTTGAGAAATTGCCACATAACCACTTCGACATCATTATTAATGGTACTTCCGGCGGCCTAAGCGGAGCAATACCGAATATACAACCGGAAGTCTTTACCGCCTGTGAGTTGGCATACGACATGGTATATGGCACTGCTGCAGAAAACTTCCTTAATTTTGCCCAAAACTCAGGAGCCCATTATATAGCCGACGGTTTGGGTATGCTTGTAGCACAAGCCGCCTTTGCCTATGAGTTATGGCGTGGTTTTAAACCTGATATTGCCACCGTGACAAAAATTATGAGAAAAGAATATGAAACTGTTTAA